A genomic segment from Deinococcus sp. YIM 77859 encodes:
- a CDS encoding aminotransferase class IV has translation MRPLPPHLEQSAWLHGAAAFTTVRTRWGVPLLWTAHLARLTATCTWLGLPVPQGEPPALEPLPWGLLRLTATPEGLFWSHRCLQPGPRPFGGVRVQLTGVQVHPQLAAHKTANHLPYLLAGREAAQADAFEGWLTDGDGNLVDGGRTSPLVELQGRLVVPSGGLPGLTRAHFLRGQTFEERPVPVNALPHASRAWVCGSGVGVVPVREIVGDGWRVTLPVRWPDLRDPALVWPAPADPA, from the coding sequence GTGAGGCCGCTGCCCCCTCACCTGGAGCAGAGCGCGTGGCTACACGGCGCAGCCGCCTTTACCACCGTTCGCACGCGCTGGGGCGTGCCGCTGCTGTGGACAGCGCACCTTGCGCGGCTGACGGCGACCTGCACTTGGCTCGGGCTCCCCGTTCCGCAGGGCGAGCCCCCAGCCCTGGAGCCGCTCCCCTGGGGGCTACTCCGCCTGACCGCTACACCGGAAGGCCTCTTCTGGTCGCACCGGTGCCTTCAGCCGGGCCCGCGTCCGTTCGGCGGCGTGCGGGTACAGCTCACGGGCGTGCAGGTTCATCCGCAGCTCGCGGCCCACAAAACCGCCAACCACCTGCCCTACCTGCTCGCAGGACGGGAAGCCGCACAAGCGGACGCCTTTGAGGGCTGGCTGACCGACGGAGACGGGAACCTCGTAGACGGGGGGCGCACCTCGCCCCTCGTAGAACTCCAGGGGCGGCTGGTCGTGCCCTCGGGCGGTCTGCCTGGCCTCACCCGCGCCCACTTCCTCAGAGGACAGACCTTTGAGGAGCGGCCTGTCCCAGTCAACGCACTTCCCCACGCCAGCCGCGCCTGGGTGTGCGGGAGTGGCGTGGGTGTCGTGCCGGTGCGCGAGATCGTGGGCGACGGCTGGCGGGTCACCCTTCCGGTACGGTGGCCGGACCTGCGCGACCCGGCCCTGGTCTGGCCAGCGCCCGCGGATCCCGCCTAG
- a CDS encoding polyprenyl synthetase family protein, protein MTGVAALTLPGAAFEARLREVLRSRVEFIELIGEDLVAAGGKRARPTVTFLAAQALGAEAGHPSWPAVTDLAVCIELLHSASLLHDDLIDDADTRRGQQAAFRRFGNVVSVMSGDFMLSRLLTLLAGMPQGAALTRAFGETASQICEGEVLQFQVAAYAEYQLGTYLDVIHGKTAALLELAAGAPALLLDVPAPQQAALMTFGREYGLAFQMQDDLLDLTGDEATLGKPVGGDLREGKATLPVLFLLEGPHAAEVREVLERRAAEPGDVARVRQWALTGNAAERTREEIRRRARLAVEALAVLPASPARQALAALAGREIERTR, encoded by the coding sequence ATGACTGGCGTGGCAGCCCTGACCCTTCCCGGCGCGGCGTTTGAGGCGCGGTTGCGTGAGGTGCTGCGCTCACGGGTGGAGTTCATCGAGCTGATCGGGGAAGACCTGGTCGCGGCGGGAGGCAAGCGGGCGCGGCCCACCGTGACCTTTCTGGCCGCGCAGGCGCTGGGCGCCGAAGCCGGGCACCCCAGCTGGCCCGCCGTCACCGACCTCGCGGTGTGTATCGAGCTGCTGCACTCGGCCAGCCTGCTGCACGACGACCTCATCGACGACGCGGACACCCGCCGGGGCCAGCAGGCCGCCTTCCGGCGTTTTGGCAACGTGGTCAGCGTGATGAGCGGCGACTTCATGCTTTCGCGGCTGCTGACGCTGCTGGCCGGCATGCCCCAAGGAGCGGCGCTCACCCGCGCCTTTGGCGAGACGGCTTCCCAGATCTGCGAGGGCGAGGTGCTGCAATTTCAGGTGGCCGCCTATGCGGAGTACCAGCTCGGCACCTACCTGGACGTGATTCACGGCAAGACGGCGGCTCTGCTTGAACTTGCGGCCGGTGCTCCAGCGCTCCTGCTGGATGTTCCAGCACCGCAGCAGGCCGCCCTCATGACCTTTGGGCGGGAGTACGGTCTCGCCTTTCAGATGCAAGATGACCTGCTTGACCTCACCGGCGACGAGGCGACGCTGGGCAAGCCGGTCGGAGGCGACCTGCGCGAGGGCAAAGCCACCCTGCCCGTGCTGTTCCTGCTTGAAGGCCCGCACGCCGCCGAGGTGCGTGAGGTGCTTGAGCGCCGCGCGGCCGAACCCGGTGACGTCGCCCGCGTCCGTCAGTGGGCGCTGACGGGCAACGCCGCCGAACGCACCCGTGAGGAGATTCGCCGCCGCGCTCGTCTGGCTGTGGAGGCCCTCGCGGTCCTCCCGGCCTCCCCCGCACGCCAGGCCCTGGCCGCGCTGGCCGGGCGGGAGATCGAACGCACCCGCTGA
- a CDS encoding Glu/Leu/Phe/Val dehydrogenase: MRASGLNWQGLMEQLQQALPYSEVSDQSLAYFKYPKRTLSVNLPVRMDDGTVRVFRGYRTVHSTARGPSMGGVRFKPGLNAHECEVLAAIMTLKAAVADLPLGGAKGGVDVDPQALSPHELQGLTRRFTSELVELVGPSEDILAPDVGTDQQIMAWILDAYGENTGSTQSGMVVGKPLQLGGSYGSKDARGRSAALVTTRVLEARGESLQGARVAVYGFGDVGRRAAQTLAAQGALVIAVSDQQGATFASGGLDLTALSAYREAQGSVQGFATDITPEEVIELDVDVLMLAYDYGAVNAGNAHAVRARYVVEASNRAVLPEAERFLMTQGITILPDLVASIGGLVVNYLEWVQDASNFFWTAEEIERAIDARVNAAVDTVMAFMRTRGVEMRTAAYAIALTRLHEAAVMRGVYP, from the coding sequence ATGAGGGCATCAGGACTCAACTGGCAGGGCCTCATGGAACAGCTCCAGCAGGCGTTGCCGTACAGCGAGGTCAGCGACCAATCCCTCGCCTATTTCAAGTATCCAAAACGCACGCTGAGCGTGAACCTGCCGGTTCGAATGGACGACGGCACGGTACGTGTATTCAGGGGCTACCGGACCGTGCACTCCACCGCGCGTGGCCCCAGCATGGGTGGTGTCCGCTTCAAGCCCGGCCTCAATGCCCACGAGTGCGAGGTGCTCGCGGCGATCATGACCCTCAAGGCCGCCGTGGCGGACCTGCCGCTGGGCGGCGCAAAGGGCGGCGTGGACGTGGACCCGCAGGCGCTGAGCCCCCACGAGCTTCAGGGGCTGACCCGGCGCTTTACGAGCGAGCTGGTGGAACTTGTCGGGCCCAGTGAGGACATCCTCGCGCCGGACGTGGGGACGGACCAGCAGATCATGGCCTGGATTCTCGACGCCTATGGGGAGAACACCGGCTCCACCCAGAGCGGCATGGTCGTCGGCAAGCCGCTGCAACTGGGCGGCAGCTACGGCTCCAAGGACGCCCGGGGCCGCAGCGCCGCCCTGGTGACGACCCGGGTGCTGGAGGCGCGGGGCGAGAGCCTGCAGGGCGCCCGAGTGGCCGTGTACGGCTTCGGGGACGTGGGCCGCCGCGCCGCACAGACCCTCGCCGCGCAGGGCGCCCTGGTGATCGCCGTCTCGGACCAGCAGGGCGCGACCTTTGCCAGCGGAGGCCTAGACCTGACCGCCCTCTCCGCGTACCGCGAGGCGCAGGGGAGCGTGCAGGGCTTTGCGACCGACATCACGCCGGAAGAGGTCATAGAACTCGATGTGGACGTGCTGATGCTCGCCTACGACTACGGTGCGGTGAATGCCGGCAACGCCCACGCGGTGCGCGCGCGCTACGTCGTGGAGGCCAGCAACCGGGCCGTGCTGCCGGAGGCTGAACGCTTCCTGATGACCCAGGGAATCACCATCCTGCCCGATCTGGTGGCCAGCATTGGCGGCTTGGTCGTGAACTACCTGGAATGGGTGCAGGACGCGAGCAACTTCTTCTGGACGGCCGAAGAGATCGAGCGCGCCATCGACGCGCGGGTGAATGCCGCCGTAGATACCGTCATGGCCTTTATGCGCACCCGTGGAGTGGAGATGCGCACCGCCGCCTACGCCATCGCCCTCACCCGCCTGCACGAGGCAGCGGTCATGCGAGGCGTATACCCCTAA
- a CDS encoding Glu/Leu/Phe/Val dehydrogenase yields the protein MTVTEDPKNPLPETSKLGRHQIPSYLDPNNLGPYEIFLEQVERVTPYLGKLGYWVETLKRPKRILVVDVPIHLDDGTVAHFEGYRVQHNTSRGPAKGGVRYHQDVTLSEVMALAAWMTIKNAAVGLPYGGGKGGIRIDPRQYSTAELERLTRRYTSEIGIIIGPEKDIPAPDVNTNPQTMAWMMDTYSMNVGRTATGVVTGKPVSLGGSLGRSDATGRGVFVTGAEAMQKLGMPLEGARIAVQGFGNVGSAAARIFQQHGARIVAIQDVTGTIYSGAGIDPVAALEHLRQTGKITDLPGTETLQREEFWGVDCDVLIPAALEKQITLDNADRIRAKLIVEGANGPTIPAADDLLAQRGVTVVPDVLANAGGVTVSYFEWVQDFSSFFWTEEEINQRLDRIMREAFQSLWDVKERHGVTLRTAVYIVACTRVLEARALRGLYP from the coding sequence ATGACCGTCACCGAAGACCCCAAGAATCCACTGCCAGAAACGTCCAAGCTCGGACGGCATCAGATTCCCAGTTACCTCGACCCGAACAATCTGGGACCGTACGAGATCTTCCTAGAGCAGGTGGAGCGGGTGACACCGTACCTGGGGAAGCTGGGGTACTGGGTCGAGACCCTCAAGCGGCCCAAGCGAATCCTGGTGGTCGACGTGCCCATTCACCTCGATGACGGAACGGTCGCCCACTTCGAGGGCTACCGAGTGCAGCACAACACCAGTCGCGGCCCGGCCAAGGGCGGTGTTCGCTATCACCAAGACGTCACCCTCTCCGAAGTGATGGCCCTGGCCGCCTGGATGACCATCAAAAACGCTGCGGTGGGTCTCCCCTACGGCGGCGGCAAGGGTGGTATCCGCATCGATCCCCGCCAGTACTCCACCGCCGAGCTCGAACGCCTCACTCGCCGCTACACCAGTGAGATCGGCATCATCATCGGTCCAGAAAAAGACATTCCCGCTCCGGACGTGAACACCAATCCCCAGACGATGGCGTGGATGATGGACACCTACTCCATGAACGTGGGCCGCACCGCGACCGGCGTGGTCACCGGCAAACCGGTGTCGCTGGGGGGCAGTCTGGGCCGCAGCGACGCCACGGGACGGGGCGTCTTTGTCACCGGGGCCGAGGCCATGCAGAAGCTGGGTATGCCGCTGGAAGGAGCGCGGATTGCGGTGCAGGGCTTTGGGAATGTGGGGAGTGCCGCCGCCCGCATCTTCCAGCAGCACGGCGCGAGAATCGTCGCCATTCAGGACGTGACCGGGACGATCTACAGCGGGGCGGGTATTGATCCGGTGGCCGCCCTGGAACACCTGCGGCAGACCGGGAAGATCACCGACCTTCCCGGCACCGAGACCCTCCAGCGCGAGGAGTTCTGGGGCGTGGACTGCGACGTCCTTATTCCGGCGGCGCTCGAAAAGCAGATCACGCTGGACAACGCCGACCGAATCCGGGCGAAGCTGATCGTGGAGGGGGCCAACGGGCCGACCATTCCCGCTGCGGATGACCTGCTGGCGCAGCGGGGGGTGACGGTGGTGCCGGACGTACTGGCCAATGCGGGGGGCGTGACGGTGAGTTACTTCGAGTGGGTGCAGGACTTCTCGTCGTTCTTCTGGACGGAAGAGGAGATCAACCAGCGCCTCGACCGCATCATGCGTGAAGCCTTCCAGAGCCTGTGGGACGTCAAGGAACGCCACGGCGTCACCCTGAGAACCGCCGTCTACATCGTCGCCTGCACTCGTGTCCTAGAAGCCCGCGCTCTGCGTGGCCTCTACCCGTAA
- the xpt gene encoding xanthine phosphoribosyltransferase, producing MQALVEAIREQGAMMPGGILKVDGLVNHQLLPHLTREMGERFAAGFAPLRPNKVVTIEVSGIAPALATAFALNVPLVYARKKKPITMHEVVYTARSVSRTKGGVVDLFVSSEYLGREDRVIVIDDFLASGGTLRALAQIIEQSGAKLLGLGCVIEKGFEEGRARLADLQVPILTLANILRMNEEEGLVVEAGR from the coding sequence ATGCAGGCACTGGTGGAGGCGATCCGCGAGCAGGGGGCGATGATGCCGGGGGGCATTCTGAAGGTGGACGGGCTGGTCAACCACCAGCTTCTTCCGCACCTTACCCGCGAGATGGGCGAGCGCTTTGCGGCGGGGTTTGCCCCCCTTAGGCCCAACAAGGTCGTGACCATCGAGGTGAGCGGTATCGCGCCCGCACTGGCCACGGCCTTTGCGCTCAACGTGCCGCTGGTGTATGCGCGCAAGAAAAAGCCGATCACCATGCACGAGGTGGTCTATACGGCGAGGTCGGTCAGCCGCACCAAGGGCGGCGTGGTGGACCTCTTTGTGAGCAGCGAGTACCTGGGCCGGGAGGACCGGGTGATCGTGATTGATGACTTTCTCGCTTCCGGCGGAACGCTGCGGGCCCTCGCGCAGATCATCGAGCAGAGCGGCGCGAAGCTGCTGGGCCTGGGCTGCGTGATCGAAAAGGGCTTTGAGGAGGGCCGCGCGAGGCTGGCCGACCTCCAGGTTCCGATTCTTACGCTGGCGAACATCCTGCGCATGAACGAGGAAGAGGGCCTCGTGGTGGAGGCGGGGCGCTGA